The genome window ATACCCCAAAAACTGGATAATGGCCAGATCGTATGTGGGGTGCATGTGCAGCTCAAAAGCGGGTTCTTCACTGTCAACCGTATTCGGAAATTTATGGCGAAGCTGAACGATCGTTCCGGGCTTCAAATCGTATTTTTTCTCTAAGTCAACCAGTTTGCGATCGAACTGTTTATCCCGCAAAATCGACTGACGCTCACCCAGGAAGTTGAGGTGATTCTGACGATATTTTTCAGGATTGATGAGGCTTTCGGCAACGTGCTTGCAGGTAATGGCGCAACCGAATTCATTCACAAAAAACAGGGTTGAGCTGGTCCGGTTAATTATGCTACCGCCGTAGGCGCGGCTGATTGTCAGAATGGGCCGTAAAAATGTACTTATTCGCTCAATGGCTTCAACAAACATAGTTAGGGGTCAAAACAGAGGCGCAAGATACGCTGGTAATGAATAATGAGCAATGAACCAAGGTACCGCAAAGGTCACTTTTAGGGGTTCAGAGCCCATTATTCATTGCATTTTAATCTTACTTGCACTCGGCCAGAATTCGCTGGTGGTTGGTAATGTAGGCATCATCACCGGCTTTCTTGGCTAACTCCAGACCGGCAGTGGCATCGGCTCTGGCCGACTTGCAGTCTCCCATTTTGGCGGCAATCTTTCCGCGCAGGTAATACGTCCAGTATTCTTTCTGAGTTTCAATGACTTTGCTGGCCCATTCGTGGGCTTGTTTCAAGTCACGGTTGTTCTGGTAATAATAGTCAGCAGCGGCAAAAAACACGTCTGACTTGGCGGCTGGATTGGCCGTTTGCTCCTTGATCTGCGCCATAATTTTTTCGTCTGGATTGTTCTCCATCGGAAATTTGACTTCTACGTTTTCCCAGCGCAGCGCCAGCATGGCTTTGGTAGCCGTAAAATCGGTAAATTCAATCGTGAAGGCTTCGGCAGGCGTCGTTAGTTTGGTTGGCTTTACCGTAAAACGGAGAACATCATTTTCGGGCTTATACTCAAACGAACCAAACGAATTGGCGCTTTTGCTCAAAATAACAGTCCACTCGGTCGGGTTGGGAATGGTGAACAAGGCGTAGGAACCAGCCGCTACGTTTTGCCCGTTCACGAGCATATCTTCCGAAAATGTAAGTTTAGTGGCCTGGTTGGCTCCCGTCCGCCAGACTTTGCCGTAAGGGAGCTGTTCGCCAAACATTTTCCGGCCTTTCAGTGAGGGGCGGCTGTAGTTAACCGAAACTTTAGAGAGTCCAACCACCTGCGAAACTGAAGCCGCTGGGCTGGGTTGGGGCGTTTGAATCTGGGCGTAGCTAAGTGAGCCGAGGCCAAGGGCCAGCACCAGCGTAAGGATGGATTTTTTCATGGTTTCAAAAAGAGCGATTGGTTTTGGGTGCAATTTACGGCTCGGCTCGGTTTTTAGAGACTAGTTTCGGATAAGCGGGACCAAAACGCAACGTGACCAGAAGCAAATTCTTTTCTCCCCATAA of Tellurirhabdus bombi contains these proteins:
- a CDS encoding DUF2911 domain-containing protein, which encodes MKKSILTLVLALGLGSLSYAQIQTPQPSPAASVSQVVGLSKVSVNYSRPSLKGRKMFGEQLPYGKVWRTGANQATKLTFSEDMLVNGQNVAAGSYALFTIPNPTEWTVILSKSANSFGSFEYKPENDVLRFTVKPTKLTTPAEAFTIEFTDFTATKAMLALRWENVEVKFPMENNPDEKIMAQIKEQTANPAAKSDVFFAAADYYYQNNRDLKQAHEWASKVIETQKEYWTYYLRGKIAAKMGDCKSARADATAGLELAKKAGDDAYITNHQRILAECK